The Sedimentibacter sp. zth1 DNA segment AAATATATCACCAGTATTGGCAAATGTATACCTACACTATGTATTAGATATATGGTTTGAAAAGTCGGTGAAACCAAAACTGCATGGAGAAGCGTATCTGGTGAGATATGCAGATGACTTTGCAATACAGTTTCAAGCAGAAAGCGAAGCGGAAAAAGTATACAAGATGCTAATAGAGAGATTGAAAACATTTGGATTAGAAGTAGCAATAGAAAAGACAAGGATAATACCATTCGGAAAACATAGAGGAACAAAAGAAAATTTTGATTTTCTCGGATTTACATTTGTAAATGGAAAAACAAAAAATGGTAAATATCGTGTGCATATCAACACAAGTAAGAAAAAGCTAAAAGTAAAAAGGCAAAATGCGAAAAGTTGGCTAAAAGAAGTAATGCACAAACCTATTGATACAATAATGAAAAGCTTGAAAAGAAAACTGGTGGGACACTATAACTACTATGGGATAAGTGGAAATATCAAAGGAATAAAGAAATTCCACGGATATGTTAAATACCAATGCTACAAAAGATTAAACAGAAGACATCAAAAGAAAAGCATGTCTTATGATATATTTGAAAAAATATGGGAAGCATATATTCCAAGTCCAAAGATTTGTGTAAACATATGGTAGAACTATAAAGTTTTATATGAAGAGCCGTATGCCTAAATAGGGCACGTACGGTTCCGAGAGGGGCGAACAGACAGTAACCTTTTACAGTGAAATAACATAAAAGAGGGAAGTGTCGGGTTCGTCTACTCGACACGTCAAGAGGAAAGTCAGACCACATCACTTCACCGGGTGTGACCACCGCCAAGATGGTCTAGCAAATGGGTCCGGTTCAGTGACGTCGGGAACACAGACCAGCTAGTAAAAGTCAACAAGAAAAATAAAAAAGTTTAGTAATATTGTTTAGCTAAAAAAGTGTAACCTTAATAAACCCAAACAATGAATTGCTTGAAAAACAATTAAAACTTTATGTAAGGACTTAATAATTATGCAGCAAGTAGCTGTAATGATTGTTTGTAGTTACTAATATGAGTTTCTGGAGAACGGAGTTCAAAAGATTTTTCATCACGTAGCACTGCAAAAATGATATTACAGATTTTGTGCATAACAGCACCAATAGCAACCTTTTTAGGTTTAGATTCAGTTTTCTTTCGGTAATAAGCTTGTAAATAGGGATTAATAGCTTTACCATTACTTGTAGAACGTATATTAGACAAAGCGATAGCAAAAACAACACGTCTAGCGATACGTGAACCACGCTTAGACATATGCATTTCAGTAGCATTGAATTTGCCTGATTGGTTAACTTCAGGATCCATACCAAAATAAGCAAACAGCTGTTTAGGGTTCTTAAAAGCACTAAAATCACCAATTTCACACATTATGGTAACAGCAGATAAAAAACCAACACCAGAAATTGAATCTAGCAAATGAATTTGATTAATAAACTTTTCGGATTTATGCTTATCAACAAGCAAATTTATTTGATTTAAAATAGATTCAATAACAGTATCTAAATATTCGATTAAGTCAATAGTTAAAGAAATATTGAAATACACACTATCAATATTACAACCAAAGGTTTTGGCTGCATTTGCTGCGTTAGAAAGTTTTTCGTAGCATTGAGTAGCTTTTGAAATACCTTTTCTAGAAGATTTAGATATTTTTTCAATCAAAGATGATTTATGCGCTCTTAATATTTTATCAGGAGTACAATAATTCTTTAAAATCATGCGAGATGTAACACCACAAACATCTGAGAAAATATTAAGGTATTGAGGAAAAACAGTATGTAAATCCGCTTTTAGTTTATTAATATGAGCTGAGCGTTGATCCATAATGTCATAATGTTTACGAACTAAGCTACGAAGCTCTAAAACAAGCTTAACAGGCATAACAGAGGTTTTTAAATTGTTAGATAAACCAAGTCTAGCGATGCCAATAGAATCTAATTTATCATTTTTTACTTTCCTTATTCCTGAATTTTTGATAGAATGAGTGATGAGAGGGTTAATAATATGGGCCTCAAATCCTGATTCATTCAGGAAGCAGAAGAGCGGAAAGTGATAGATTCCGGTAGATTCCAGGAAAATGTGTGATTTCATGGAATGTGACTCTTCTGCTTTTTTTATTGCAGAAATAGCACGTTCAA contains these protein-coding regions:
- the ltrA gene encoding group II intron reverse transcriptase/maturase, with the translated sequence MGKIQEEIKELSIKHAKLQTLMHYVNEENLKQVHEKQDKKKAVGIDGVTKEQYSEQLEDNIKILLEKMKKFGYKPKPTRRVMIPKSDGKMRSLGILSYEDKLVQTIMAEILNGVYEPRFLDISYGFRPNRNCHQAIKMINNTMMHKNVNYILDCDIKGFFDNVDQGWLMKFLEHDIQDKNFLRYIVRFLKAGIWEDMKYVESDKGTIQGGNISPVLANVYLHYVLDIWFEKSVKPKLHGEAYLVRYADDFAIQFQAESEAEKVYKMLIERLKTFGLEVAIEKTRIIPFGKHRGTKENFDFLGFTFVNGKTKNGKYRVHINTSKKKLKVKRQNAKSWLKEVMHKPIDTIMKSLKRKLVGHYNYYGISGNIKGIKKFHGYVKYQCYKRLNRRHQKKSMSYDIFEKIWEAYIPSPKICVNIW
- a CDS encoding IS110 family transposase, translated to MFNFNNRNYISVGIDVGSTFSFMSIVDNNGNIILKPFKILHNSIDSLERAISAIKKAEESHSMKSHIFLESTGIYHFPLFCFLNESGFEAHIINPLITHSIKNSGIRKVKNDKLDSIGIARLGLSNNLKTSVMPVKLVLELRSLVRKHYDIMDQRSAHINKLKADLHTVFPQYLNIFSDVCGVTSRMILKNYCTPDKILRAHKSSLIEKISKSSRKGISKATQCYEKLSNAANAAKTFGCNIDSVYFNISLTIDLIEYLDTVIESILNQINLLVDKHKSEKFINQIHLLDSISGVGFLSAVTIMCEIGDFSAFKNPKQLFAYFGMDPEVNQSGKFNATEMHMSKRGSRIARRVVFAIALSNIRSTSNGKAINPYLQAYYRKKTESKPKKVAIGAVMHKICNIIFAVLRDEKSFELRSPETHISNYKQSLQLLAA